One Acetobacterium sp. KB-1 DNA segment encodes these proteins:
- a CDS encoding YifB family Mg chelatase-like AAA ATPase yields the protein MLSQIKSSGLLGVNGVIVTVEIDISRGLPSYSLVGLPDAGIKESKDRVFSAVKNNGFKYPMDRITINLAPADLKKEGPAFDLAIALGILHASEQLIWDHPENFLVIGELSLSGEIRSVNGVLPMVLAAKEAGINHIMVPFENRYEAAVVQNVNVYPINDFHEAVSFLKNELIIEPFEVDLKALLSEKNSSHNIDFSDIRGQDLGKRALEIAAAGAHNCLMSGPPGSGKTMLAKGFASILPDLTIDEALEITKIHSISGLLKNNAIISQRPFRSPHHTISKVSLIGGGRIPKPGEVSLAHLGVLFLDELPEFQKSALEVLRQPIEDQEVTISRINASLTFPASFTLITSMNPCPCGYLTDPAHECICTPQQIKNYQGKISGPLMDRLDIFVEIPSTTYDELQTKPKGETSQVIKKRVDAARERQNVRYQKLDIFYNAQLTPKLMETFCHLGPAEENLMEKVYTKMKLSARGYHRILKLARTIADLEGSESIQMAHLSEAIQYRGMTKLA from the coding sequence ATGTTGTCACAGATAAAAAGTAGCGGGCTATTAGGCGTTAATGGCGTTATTGTCACAGTTGAAATTGATATTTCCCGGGGGTTGCCCTCTTATTCATTGGTGGGTCTACCGGATGCCGGGATCAAGGAATCCAAAGATCGGGTTTTTTCGGCTGTTAAAAACAATGGTTTTAAATATCCGATGGATCGGATCACCATCAATCTTGCCCCCGCAGACTTAAAAAAGGAAGGGCCGGCCTTTGATCTGGCTATTGCACTAGGAATCTTACACGCTTCTGAACAACTGATCTGGGATCATCCTGAAAATTTTCTGGTCATCGGGGAATTATCTTTAAGTGGAGAAATAAGAAGTGTTAATGGTGTCTTGCCAATGGTTTTGGCCGCTAAAGAAGCTGGTATTAACCATATTATGGTTCCCTTTGAAAACCGCTATGAGGCTGCCGTGGTTCAGAATGTAAACGTCTATCCGATAAATGATTTTCACGAAGCCGTCTCATTTTTAAAAAACGAACTGATCATTGAGCCCTTTGAGGTAGATCTCAAAGCTCTTCTAAGCGAGAAAAACAGCAGTCATAACATCGATTTTTCTGATATTCGCGGACAGGATCTGGGCAAACGGGCCTTAGAAATCGCTGCTGCCGGGGCTCACAACTGTTTGATGAGTGGTCCGCCCGGCTCCGGGAAAACGATGTTGGCTAAAGGTTTTGCCTCTATCCTACCCGATCTGACCATCGACGAAGCGCTGGAAATCACTAAAATCCATAGTATTTCAGGACTGTTAAAAAACAATGCGATCATCAGTCAGCGGCCTTTCCGTTCCCCTCACCATACCATTTCCAAGGTCTCCCTGATCGGCGGTGGTCGAATTCCCAAGCCCGGGGAAGTATCCCTGGCACACCTGGGAGTGCTATTTCTTGATGAATTGCCCGAGTTCCAAAAATCGGCACTGGAAGTTTTGCGTCAGCCAATTGAAGATCAGGAGGTGACCATTTCCCGGATCAATGCCTCCCTGACTTTTCCGGCCAGTTTCACCCTGATTACCTCGATGAACCCCTGTCCCTGCGGTTATCTCACCGATCCCGCCCATGAATGTATATGCACCCCCCAGCAGATTAAAAACTATCAGGGCAAAATATCCGGACCGCTGATGGATCGACTGGATATTTTTGTAGAAATCCCCAGCACCACCTACGATGAACTGCAAACCAAACCCAAAGGCGAAACCTCTCAAGTGATTAAAAAACGGGTAGATGCAGCCAGAGAACGCCAAAATGTGCGCTATCAGAAGCTGGATATTTTTTATAATGCCCAACTCACCCCCAAACTGATGGAGACCTTTTGTCACCTTGGTCCGGCCGAAGAAAACCTAATGGAAAAGGTCTATACCAAAATGAAACTCAGCGCTCGGGGCTATCACCGAATTTTAAAGCTGGCCCGCACCATTGCCGATTTAGAGGGGTCCGAAAGCATTCAAATGGCCCACCTGTCTGAAGCAATTCAGTATCGCGGCATGACTAAGCTGGCCTAG
- a CDS encoding DMT family transporter gives MEKTTKGTLYVLIAMILFSTGGLFIKLIHANAYTITFGRAFIAALIFLPLIQWKKLRFSKKHLALVIGYCYLCIMFVLTTKITTAANAIILQCTAPLWLYLYYVIRGKKIIGRELLPRLFILVGIIVIFSAAAGENLWGDLLALSNGVAYALVQYFMDNDYPVSDNSIVGVNNIILCLVILVLFPGQLDFSGLAAIGWLGIIFLGIFQIGISYLFFFKGIRMISALKASMVSLLEPILNPIFVFFFVGEIPSVHSLIGFAIILFGIALTMLLIKNAIPVEEG, from the coding sequence ATGGAAAAAACAACAAAGGGAACCTTATATGTGCTCATTGCCATGATATTGTTTAGCACAGGGGGGCTTTTTATTAAACTTATTCACGCCAATGCTTATACCATCACTTTTGGCCGGGCATTTATCGCCGCGCTCATTTTTTTACCGCTGATTCAATGGAAAAAGTTGCGGTTTTCAAAAAAACATCTTGCTCTGGTCATCGGATACTGTTATTTGTGCATTATGTTTGTCTTGACAACTAAAATAACAACGGCAGCCAATGCGATTATTCTCCAATGTACAGCCCCATTATGGCTTTATCTCTATTATGTGATCCGCGGGAAAAAAATTATCGGCAGAGAATTGCTGCCCCGTTTATTTATTCTTGTTGGGATCATCGTCATTTTTAGCGCCGCGGCGGGAGAAAATCTCTGGGGTGATTTGCTGGCATTAAGCAACGGTGTTGCCTATGCGCTGGTACAGTATTTTATGGACAACGACTATCCTGTTTCGGACAATTCAATCGTTGGTGTTAATAATATCATTCTCTGTCTGGTGATCCTGGTGCTGTTTCCTGGTCAACTGGATTTTTCGGGATTAGCCGCAATTGGATGGCTGGGAATTATTTTTCTGGGTATTTTTCAAATCGGTATTTCCTACCTGTTTTTCTTTAAGGGAATACGGATGATTTCAGCACTAAAAGCATCCATGGTATCTTTGCTGGAGCCGATCCTTAATCCGATTTTTGTTTTCTTCTTTGTCGGAGAGATACCTTCGGTTCATTCGTTAATCGGTTTTGCGATTATTCTATTTGGCATCGCCTTAACGATGCTGCTAATAAAAAATGCCATTCCAGTTGAAGAGGGCTGA
- a CDS encoding MFS transporter yields the protein MKNNTFLKIAVLSVFFVQMGVGTITPAIANIAAAYPDVPFTTLLLVSTLAVLMSVPATLISGRIAGTVVKYKTLLIIGMILFVGGGVAPYFMATSSFTAILAVRAIFGIGLGIVTPLGGALIIAFFDGEVRAQMMGLSNVIANVGGILFQLLGGMAAGIAWQYAFIPHALGIITLVLILFLPEPPAAPVQAVGEAKPKLPGSVFGFALAIFLIMALIYPMLVNMSTIIAVSGMGGAADAALVLTMFTVGGMAGGFIFAKVFGLFKKNTLAVGLAFLAVAMASIGLGSSIAFMYIGTTIAGIGFSFIIPTVFMDLGAAVHPSQMPTASGIIMACMNVGGFCSAYIFAFLGAITGMTENIKFPFYVSMTVFAVAAIAFLLIKPKQPDAPQPE from the coding sequence ATGAAAAATAATACTTTCTTAAAAATTGCTGTTCTGTCTGTATTCTTTGTTCAAATGGGTGTTGGCACGATTACACCGGCGATCGCTAATATAGCCGCGGCGTACCCGGATGTTCCTTTTACAACGCTATTACTTGTATCCACACTTGCGGTACTGATGTCTGTCCCAGCGACACTCATTTCTGGTCGAATTGCCGGAACCGTCGTTAAGTACAAAACCTTATTAATCATCGGTATGATTCTATTTGTAGGTGGTGGCGTGGCCCCCTATTTCATGGCAACTTCCAGTTTTACTGCAATCTTAGCTGTTCGAGCCATCTTTGGTATTGGTCTTGGGATTGTCACCCCATTAGGCGGTGCTTTAATTATCGCCTTCTTCGATGGTGAAGTTCGAGCCCAAATGATGGGACTCAGTAATGTTATTGCCAATGTTGGAGGTATTCTTTTCCAATTACTTGGCGGTATGGCTGCCGGTATTGCCTGGCAATATGCTTTTATTCCTCATGCCCTCGGTATCATTACCCTGGTTCTCATTCTGTTTTTGCCGGAACCTCCAGCTGCACCTGTTCAAGCGGTTGGTGAAGCTAAGCCTAAATTACCGGGTTCCGTTTTTGGTTTTGCACTGGCAATTTTCTTAATTATGGCTTTGATTTATCCCATGCTGGTTAATATGTCCACCATTATTGCTGTTAGCGGAATGGGTGGAGCCGCAGATGCAGCGCTCGTTCTAACCATGTTCACGGTTGGTGGCATGGCTGGTGGATTTATCTTCGCGAAAGTCTTTGGCCTTTTCAAAAAAAATACCCTGGCTGTTGGTCTAGCATTTCTAGCCGTTGCGATGGCAAGTATTGGTCTTGGTAGTTCCATTGCCTTTATGTACATTGGAACGACCATTGCCGGGATTGGCTTTAGCTTTATTATACCAACCGTTTTCATGGATTTGGGCGCTGCTGTTCATCCCAGTCAAATGCCAACTGCTTCCGGAATTATTATGGCTTGTATGAATGTTGGTGGCTTCTGCTCCGCCTACATTTTTGCCTTCCTTGGTGCTATTACAGGAATGACCGAAAACATAAAATTCCCTTTTTATGTATCAATGACAGTCTTTGCTGTCGCTGCAATCGCTTTTCTGCTGATTAAACCTAAACAGCCAGATGCACCTCAACCCGAATAA
- a CDS encoding TetR/AcrR family transcriptional regulator — MGKYKVGKETKEKIYEASKTLFYENGYTSTTCLNIAKESGANVGLINYYYGSKGGLGIELYNEVMSAIKARVTENLSKLEIKTSLLLQTAIEWRVLNNNMRFNKNFSRFYYDLLGENVLYKEQSVVTDFYRKLAESCGLHYSDFEIAFISYASAGATQGINLAYDAGLIDCSSQDFINSSIQLLLNNMGLDAKLYDHVIQESYEIEKKFIVRIDKNFAVL, encoded by the coding sequence ATGGGAAAATACAAGGTTGGAAAAGAAACAAAAGAAAAAATCTATGAAGCTTCCAAGACATTGTTTTATGAAAACGGCTATACCAGCACCACCTGCCTAAATATTGCCAAGGAATCAGGGGCAAATGTCGGGCTGATCAATTATTATTATGGTTCAAAAGGCGGCCTGGGAATCGAATTATATAACGAAGTTATGTCTGCTATTAAGGCAAGGGTCACCGAAAACCTGAGCAAACTGGAAATCAAAACCAGCCTTTTATTACAGACGGCCATCGAATGGCGGGTGCTTAATAATAATATGCGATTTAATAAAAATTTCAGCCGTTTTTATTACGATTTATTGGGCGAAAATGTGCTTTATAAAGAGCAGAGTGTGGTCACTGATTTTTATCGGAAACTCGCTGAGAGCTGCGGTCTACACTACAGCGACTTTGAAATAGCTTTTATATCCTATGCCAGTGCAGGTGCTACCCAAGGCATTAATCTTGCCTATGATGCCGGGCTTATTGACTGTTCTTCACAGGATTTTATTAATTCCAGCATTCAGCTTTTACTCAATAACATGGGACTTGATGCAAAGCTTTATGACCATGTCATTCAAGAATCCTATGAAATCGAAAAGAAGTTTATCGTCCGAATTGACAAAAACTTTGCGGTCCTCTAA
- the argH gene encoding argininosuccinate lyase codes for MKKMWGGRFSKKTDLLTDDFNSSIAFDQRLYKQDIIGSIAHARMLGKQNIIDPSESQKIIETLEAILVDIETGNIEFSVSMEDIHMNIEAILTERLGDVGKKLHTGRSRNDQVATDMRLYVKAIADDSKSLIKNLIITLLDLAEDHTDTIMPGYTHLQRAQPITFSHHLMAYVEMFKRDMTRMTQVKAMADTLPLGSGALATTTYPLDREAVATELDFAFVSLNSLDGVSDRDFCLDFLEAASVLMMHLSRFSEEIILWCSSEFNFITLDDAFSTGSSIMPQKKNPDIAELVRGKTGRVYGNLMGLLTTMKGIPLAYNKDMQEDKEPVFDTYDTIKICLITFAKMIKTLTVNKETMKKAAAGGFSNATDAADWLVKHGVAFRDAHEIIGKLVFFALEQQKSLDELTIEEYQSVSPVFDSSIFKAIDLNVCVNQRNIIGGPAKEQVKKAIAFNRQWLVQS; via the coding sequence ATGAAAAAAATGTGGGGAGGTCGGTTTTCTAAAAAAACCGACCTTTTAACTGATGACTTTAACTCGTCGATAGCCTTTGATCAACGCCTGTACAAACAGGACATCATCGGAAGTATTGCCCATGCCCGAATGCTTGGGAAGCAGAATATTATCGATCCGAGCGAATCGCAAAAAATTATCGAAACCCTGGAAGCGATTCTTGTTGACATTGAAACCGGAAACATCGAGTTTTCCGTGTCAATGGAAGATATTCATATGAATATTGAAGCCATTCTGACCGAACGACTTGGTGATGTCGGCAAAAAACTCCATACTGGCCGTAGCCGCAACGATCAGGTTGCCACCGATATGCGACTCTATGTCAAAGCGATTGCTGATGACAGCAAATCACTAATAAAGAATCTGATTATCACCCTGCTGGACCTGGCCGAAGATCATACCGATACCATCATGCCAGGCTATACCCATCTACAACGAGCCCAGCCGATTACCTTCAGCCATCATCTAATGGCTTATGTCGAAATGTTTAAACGTGACATGACTCGGATGACCCAGGTCAAAGCGATGGCCGACACCTTACCACTGGGTTCAGGTGCTTTGGCTACGACCACTTATCCTTTGGACCGGGAAGCAGTAGCGACAGAACTGGACTTTGCCTTTGTTTCACTAAACAGTCTTGATGGCGTTTCTGACCGCGATTTCTGTCTTGATTTCCTGGAAGCTGCGTCGGTGTTAATGATGCACCTCAGCCGTTTTTCTGAAGAAATCATTCTCTGGTGCAGCAGTGAATTTAACTTTATTACCCTGGATGACGCCTTCAGTACCGGGAGCAGCATTATGCCACAGAAAAAAAATCCCGATATTGCCGAACTGGTTCGGGGCAAGACCGGCCGCGTTTACGGAAACCTGATGGGTTTATTAACTACCATGAAAGGTATTCCGCTGGCCTATAATAAGGATATGCAAGAAGATAAGGAACCGGTATTTGATACCTACGATACCATTAAAATCTGTCTGATCACCTTTGCTAAAATGATCAAAACCCTCACGGTCAACAAAGAGACGATGAAAAAGGCCGCCGCCGGTGGATTTTCCAATGCCACTGACGCTGCCGATTGGCTGGTTAAACATGGTGTTGCCTTTCGGGATGCCCATGAAATTATCGGCAAACTGGTATTTTTTGCTTTAGAACAACAAAAAAGCCTGGATGAACTGACTATTGAAGAATATCAGAGTGTCTCACCCGTTTTTGATTCATCTATTTTTAAAGCCATTGATTTGAATGTTTGTGTCAACCAGCGAAACATCATTGGCGGTCCTGCAAAAGAACAAGTTAAAAAGGCGATCGCCTTTAATCGGCAGTGGCTGGTCCAAAGTTAA
- a CDS encoding argininosuccinate synthase: protein MKKKVILAYSGGLDTTTIIPWLKNTYDYEVIAVCVDVGQGTELDGLEERALASGASKLYIADVTDEFVEDYVWPALKADAIYEKKYLLGTSLARPLIAKVLVEYAELEGAEAICHGATGKGNDQVRFELTIGALAPQLKIIAPWRIWDIKSREDAMDYCVMHDIKVPMSISNSYSRDKNILHMSHEGLELEDPSLEPQYKKLLQMTTPLEEAPDEAETVSLDFEQGVPVKLNGVAMSGRELLEKLNIIGGRHSIGVVDLIENRVVGMKSRGIYETPGGSILYNAHEELEHMCLDRQTFGFKQQAAVKFAELAYNGEWFTPLREALTAFVDETQKTVTGNVQLKLYKGNIILIGVASPYSLYNAEIASFTTGDLYDHKDAEGFIHLFGLPLKVRALMRLSREEKGE from the coding sequence TTGAAGAAAAAAGTAATTCTCGCTTATTCCGGTGGATTGGATACGACCACCATTATACCATGGCTTAAAAATACCTACGACTATGAAGTGATTGCTGTGTGCGTGGATGTCGGACAGGGCACCGAACTGGATGGCCTTGAGGAACGGGCCCTTGCTTCCGGTGCCAGCAAATTATATATTGCGGATGTGACCGATGAATTTGTAGAAGATTATGTTTGGCCGGCACTTAAGGCCGATGCTATTTATGAAAAAAAATATCTGTTGGGCACCTCCCTGGCCCGCCCTTTAATTGCCAAGGTGCTGGTAGAATATGCAGAACTGGAAGGGGCCGAAGCCATCTGTCACGGTGCTACCGGTAAGGGGAATGATCAGGTTCGTTTTGAACTCACCATTGGTGCATTGGCGCCACAGTTAAAAATCATTGCCCCCTGGCGAATTTGGGATATCAAATCCCGTGAAGATGCCATGGACTACTGCGTCATGCATGATATCAAGGTACCAATGTCGATTAGCAACAGCTACAGCCGGGATAAAAACATCTTACATATGAGCCATGAAGGTTTAGAATTGGAAGATCCTTCTCTGGAACCCCAATATAAAAAATTACTGCAAATGACAACCCCACTGGAAGAAGCACCCGACGAAGCTGAAACTGTCAGTCTGGACTTTGAACAGGGCGTTCCTGTCAAATTAAACGGTGTTGCAATGTCTGGCCGTGAGCTGCTGGAAAAACTCAACATCATCGGTGGACGTCATAGCATTGGCGTCGTCGATCTGATTGAAAACCGGGTGGTCGGGATGAAATCCCGGGGGATTTATGAAACTCCTGGTGGTTCAATCCTTTATAACGCCCATGAGGAACTCGAGCATATGTGTCTGGATCGTCAAACCTTTGGCTTTAAACAGCAGGCAGCGGTAAAATTTGCCGAATTGGCCTACAACGGCGAATGGTTTACGCCCCTGCGTGAAGCTTTAACCGCTTTTGTCGATGAAACCCAAAAAACAGTAACCGGAAATGTTCAATTAAAATTATATAAGGGTAACATCATTCTCATTGGCGTAGCCTCACCTTACTCGCTATACAATGCTGAAATTGCCAGCTTTACCACCGGCGATCTCTATGATCACAAAGATGCTGAAGGGTTTATCCATTTGTTTGGCTTACCGCTTAAGGTTCGTGCTTTAATGCGACTCAGTCGCGAAGAAAAAGGGGAATAA
- the argC gene encoding N-acetyl-gamma-glutamyl-phosphate reductase has translation MIKASIIGGTGYAGQELIRILMRHPDVEVVTIGTRSFAGQKFSDVYGNFENITDLVCEATDIKVLAEKSDVVFLALPHGIASKTVTAEVLEKTKVIDLGADFRLKDINIYEDWYKTEHFNHPLLNEAIYGLCELHRDEIKKAQLISNPGCYTTCSILSLAPLIKNNLIDTGSIIVDAKSGVTGAGRGTITELMYSECNETIKAYKIGSHRHTPEIEQELRLLNGQDFNILFTPHLVPMNRGILALSYAKLTAERSLEEVKAIYRDFYHDEYFVRILENRMPETRWVKGTNYCDIGLTIDSRTNHIIVVGAIDNLIKGAAGQAVQNMNICFGLAEKTGIDFIADFPI, from the coding sequence ATGATTAAAGCATCAATTATCGGAGGAACTGGTTATGCTGGACAGGAACTGATCCGAATTTTAATGCGGCATCCGGATGTAGAAGTGGTGACCATCGGGACCAGAAGCTTTGCCGGACAGAAATTTAGTGATGTTTATGGAAACTTTGAGAACATTACCGATCTTGTTTGCGAAGCAACGGACATCAAGGTCCTGGCTGAAAAGTCGGATGTGGTATTTCTGGCCTTGCCTCATGGCATCGCATCCAAAACCGTTACGGCGGAGGTGCTAGAAAAAACAAAGGTCATTGATCTTGGTGCTGATTTCCGGCTTAAGGATATTAATATCTATGAGGACTGGTACAAAACCGAACATTTTAACCATCCATTACTTAATGAAGCGATTTATGGATTATGTGAATTGCATCGTGATGAGATAAAAAAAGCCCAGCTCATCTCGAATCCCGGTTGCTATACAACCTGTAGTATTTTAAGCCTGGCACCGCTTATAAAAAATAATCTCATTGATACTGGCAGTATTATCGTCGATGCAAAATCCGGAGTAACCGGAGCCGGCCGGGGAACAATCACCGAGCTGATGTACTCTGAATGCAATGAGACCATCAAGGCTTATAAGATTGGGTCTCATCGGCATACACCGGAAATTGAACAGGAGTTGCGGCTTTTAAATGGTCAGGACTTTAATATTTTGTTCACGCCCCACCTGGTTCCGATGAACCGGGGAATTCTGGCCTTGTCTTATGCCAAGTTAACGGCTGAGCGGAGTCTGGAAGAGGTCAAAGCGATTTACAGAGACTTTTATCACGATGAATATTTTGTCAGAATTCTGGAAAACCGGATGCCGGAAACCCGCTGGGTGAAGGGGACCAACTATTGCGATATCGGCTTGACTATCGATTCCCGCACCAACCACATCATTGTAGTAGGTGCCATTGACAACCTGATTAAAGGTGCCGCCGGACAGGCCGTTCAGAATATGAATATCTGTTTTGGGCTGGCCGAAAAAACCGGAATCGACTTTATTGCCGATTTCCCAATCTAA
- the argJ gene encoding bifunctional glutamate N-acetyltransferase/amino-acid acetyltransferase ArgJ, producing the protein MKVIKTGGVTTPTGFKTGGINCGLKKSTKNDLAMIFSEVPAATCIMTTTNVVKAAPIHWCNKVIANPYKQAVVVNSSNANACTGQSGEEAVAATATKAAAVLGLQPEDVLIASTGVIGVILPVEKILSGIETLGEKLGNTEEDSDAAAQAILTTDTIKKTIAVEVEINGKPVKIGGMAKGSGMIHPNMATMLSFVTTDVKIEPALLDKLLKETTADTYNMISVDGDTSTNDMVTVMANGLADNLLLQENTPDYEIFKEAFIYVHKTLAKKIIRDGEGASKFVEVEVHGTKTKDDARKLAKSVITSSLVKTALFGEDANWGRVLCALGYAGADFDPLKVSLIFSSQAGMITLLNDGAPIVFDEDEAKNVLSETDIHISVEINDGDEKAVAWGCDLSYDYVKINGDYRS; encoded by the coding sequence ATGAAAGTAATAAAGACAGGCGGCGTCACAACACCCACGGGTTTTAAAACCGGGGGGATCAATTGCGGCCTCAAAAAGAGCACGAAAAATGACCTGGCGATGATTTTTTCAGAAGTACCAGCGGCAACTTGCATAATGACAACAACCAATGTTGTCAAGGCAGCACCAATTCACTGGTGTAATAAAGTCATTGCTAACCCCTATAAGCAGGCGGTGGTGGTCAATAGCAGTAACGCCAATGCCTGCACCGGACAATCGGGGGAAGAAGCGGTAGCAGCCACAGCCACTAAGGCAGCAGCGGTTTTGGGTTTGCAGCCCGAGGATGTACTGATCGCCTCAACGGGGGTTATCGGGGTGATCTTGCCAGTGGAGAAAATTTTGTCTGGTATTGAGACGCTGGGAGAAAAGCTGGGAAATACTGAGGAAGATAGTGATGCTGCTGCCCAAGCTATTCTCACCACCGATACCATTAAAAAGACGATTGCAGTGGAAGTGGAAATAAACGGGAAGCCAGTAAAAATTGGCGGCATGGCCAAGGGTTCCGGAATGATTCATCCCAATATGGCCACGATGCTGTCCTTTGTGACTACCGATGTGAAAATTGAACCGGCCCTGCTCGATAAACTCCTAAAAGAAACTACGGCAGATACCTACAACATGATCTCCGTTGACGGCGATACCAGCACCAATGATATGGTCACGGTGATGGCCAATGGGTTGGCTGACAATCTGCTCTTACAGGAAAACACCCCGGATTACGAGATCTTTAAAGAAGCCTTTATCTATGTTCATAAAACCCTGGCAAAAAAAATCATTCGTGATGGCGAAGGTGCTTCCAAGTTTGTGGAAGTCGAAGTTCATGGTACTAAAACAAAGGATGATGCCCGCAAACTGGCAAAATCGGTAATCACTTCCAGTCTGGTTAAAACAGCACTGTTTGGGGAAGATGCCAACTGGGGTCGGGTGCTCTGTGCTTTGGGTTATGCCGGTGCTGACTTTGATCCCTTAAAGGTTTCCCTGATTTTTTCCAGTCAAGCCGGGATGATCACCCTTTTAAATGACGGCGCCCCAATTGTTTTTGATGAAGATGAGGCCAAGAACGTTTTATCTGAAACAGATATTCACATTTCGGTGGAAATAAATGATGGCGACGAAAAAGCAGTGGCCTGGGGTTGTGATCTGTCCTACGACTATGTTAAGATCAACGGCGATTACCGAAGTTAA
- the argB gene encoding acetylglutamate kinase, producing MEKYIEKAKILIEALPYIQQFKKKTMVIKYGGSFMYDEARKQSVMDDISLMRLVGIRLIIVHGGGKDISGMLSDLEIQTEFVEGLRITNEKVVEIAEMVLSGKINKEIVQLLQNREMNAVGLSGKDGGMIKVKKKFVNNLDIGFVGDIIHVDNRLLNTLLKDDYLPVIAPIGTDKTGQSYNINADHVAYAIAKAVKAEKLIYLTDTDGVYMDPDNPDSIIRRLFAENVPKLIEEGIISGGMIPKVENSVDALNQGVNSVHILDGKVEHSMLLELFTAAGVGTMIRRSII from the coding sequence ATGGAAAAATATATTGAAAAGGCCAAGATTCTAATTGAAGCTTTGCCCTATATCCAACAGTTTAAAAAGAAAACCATGGTCATTAAATATGGCGGTAGTTTTATGTATGATGAGGCCAGAAAGCAGTCGGTGATGGATGATATTTCCCTGATGCGTCTGGTCGGTATCCGTCTGATTATTGTTCATGGCGGCGGTAAAGATATTTCTGGGATGCTAAGTGATCTTGAGATCCAAACCGAATTTGTCGAGGGTCTGCGGATCACCAACGAAAAGGTGGTCGAAATTGCCGAAATGGTCTTATCCGGAAAAATCAACAAAGAAATTGTCCAACTGCTTCAGAACCGCGAAATGAACGCCGTCGGTCTTTCTGGCAAGGATGGTGGGATGATTAAGGTTAAAAAGAAATTTGTCAATAATCTGGATATCGGTTTTGTCGGGGACATCATCCATGTCGATAACCGACTTTTAAATACCCTGTTAAAAGATGACTATCTGCCGGTAATTGCCCCAATTGGCACGGATAAAACCGGCCAGAGCTACAATATTAATGCCGACCATGTGGCCTATGCCATCGCCAAAGCCGTCAAAGCAGAAAAACTCATTTACCTGACCGATACCGATGGGGTTTATATGGATCCGGATAACCCGGATTCGATCATTCGCCGGCTCTTTGCCGAAAATGTGCCCAAACTCATTGAAGAAGGAATTATCTCAGGCGGGATGATCCCGAAGGTGGAAAATAGCGTTGACGCCCTGAACCAGGGGGTCAATTCGGTTCATATTTTAGACGGCAAGGTGGAACACTCCATGTTACTGGAACTGTTTACGGCCGCCGGGGTGGGAACGATGATTCGTCGTTCCATTATTTAG